The Methanomassiliicoccales archaeon genome includes a region encoding these proteins:
- a CDS encoding flavin reductase family protein encodes MAVGEKVEVNPIWACRAFPAFPVALAAVGDEKGNKNIITIVLVHMFSFDPPVLGIGVSPARHSYQMLEAADDFSINIPGKELVEEVVYCGRTSGREVDKFEDCGFIDAPGKKIKAPVIAECMVNLECVKRQRIDAGDHVWFLGEVVHAEMIKDLNRENTLMYWSGEFRVLGDVIRRR; translated from the coding sequence ATGGCAGTAGGGGAAAAGGTCGAGGTCAATCCCATTTGGGCCTGTCGGGCCTTTCCGGCGTTCCCGGTGGCGCTGGCCGCGGTAGGGGATGAGAAGGGGAACAAGAACATCATCACCATAGTCCTTGTTCACATGTTCTCGTTCGATCCGCCGGTATTGGGCATAGGTGTTTCCCCGGCCAGGCATAGCTATCAGATGCTGGAGGCCGCGGACGATTTCTCCATCAACATCCCGGGAAAGGAGCTGGTGGAGGAGGTCGTCTATTGCGGCAGGACGTCCGGGCGGGAAGTGGACAAGTTCGAGGACTGCGGCTTCATCGACGCCCCGGGCAAGAAGATCAAGGCGCCGGTGATCGCCGAGTGCATGGTCAACCTGGAGTGCGTCAAGCGCCAGAGGATCGACGCCGGGGACCACGTCTGGTTCCTCGGCGAGGTGGTGCACGCCGAGATGATCAAGGACCTGAACCGGGAGAACACGCTGATGTACTGGTCGGGCGAGTTCCGCGTTCTCGGCGACGTCATCCGCCGCCGC
- a CDS encoding DNA-deoxyinosine glycosylase — protein sequence MEHRTGLPPVIGKGPKVLVLGTIPSVLSDRKQEYYGNPQNRFWKVVYGIFDEDADPDYERRLEFLKGKGIALWDVLRECDINGSKDYSIENPVANDIVALLRQHEGIAHVFINGKKAQKLYEGLIQGEFHDDMKRPMMIVLPSTSTANPVPFLEKVRAWKIIRQALSN from the coding sequence ATGGAGCATCGGACCGGACTGCCCCCGGTGATAGGGAAGGGGCCGAAGGTCCTGGTCCTCGGCACCATCCCCAGCGTGCTTTCCGACCGGAAGCAGGAATACTACGGCAATCCCCAGAACCGCTTCTGGAAGGTCGTCTACGGCATCTTTGACGAGGACGCCGATCCCGATTACGAAAGACGGCTGGAATTTCTCAAGGGGAAGGGCATCGCCCTATGGGACGTCCTGCGGGAATGTGACATCAACGGCAGCAAGGACTACAGCATCGAGAACCCCGTGGCTAACGACATCGTGGCGCTGCTCCGGCAGCACGAGGGCATAGCTCACGTCTTCATCAACGGAAAGAAGGCCCAGAAGCTCTACGAGGGCCTGATACAAGGAGAATTTCACGATGATATGAAGCGGCCAATGATGATTGTGCTCCCCTCGACCTCCACGGCGAACCCCGTTCCGTTCTTAGAAAAGGTAAGGGCCTGGAAGATCATACGCCAGGCGCTCAGCAATTAG
- a CDS encoding TIGR00303 family protein — MYKADIIYAFEEQAGRKFVERVWGKRPTFAVVIGNTETAKIPGVSAAGAVPAITDFTPAADVELLHYGRCKCIDGVPVTPTGVPTPGIITMSALQLAPMPIFAINGGVRVRPHTPYFELDGTPGEDIRTGKALKDPRRVYENAFMLGKEMAKNIDYLVIGESIAGGTTTALAVLMAMGYEAKVSSSMIDNPHDLKTQIALEGISRSPFSKKEMKTDPLKAVQAVGDPMMPAAAGVIAGAAESVPVIMAGGTQMAAVMAIVKGLSPGSLSNVALGTTKWIVNDKSSDVRAIVKQIGNLPILAADLDFGPSKHEGLNIFEKGLVKEGVGAGGISVAAFLSSQGKIGAKQMLAAVEENYVRLMKIMGK, encoded by the coding sequence ATGTACAAGGCGGACATCATCTACGCGTTCGAGGAGCAGGCGGGAAGGAAGTTCGTAGAAAGGGTCTGGGGCAAGCGCCCGACCTTCGCCGTGGTCATCGGTAACACCGAGACGGCCAAGATACCTGGCGTTTCCGCTGCAGGCGCCGTACCGGCGATAACCGATTTCACCCCGGCGGCGGACGTGGAGCTTCTTCATTATGGGCGGTGCAAGTGCATTGACGGCGTGCCGGTGACGCCCACTGGTGTTCCCACCCCGGGCATAATCACCATGAGCGCCCTGCAGCTAGCGCCGATGCCCATCTTCGCTATAAACGGCGGCGTGCGGGTCAGGCCTCACACCCCCTACTTCGAACTGGATGGGACCCCGGGAGAGGACATACGCACCGGAAAGGCGCTGAAGGATCCCCGCCGGGTGTACGAGAACGCGTTCATGCTGGGCAAGGAGATGGCCAAGAACATCGATTATCTGGTCATCGGCGAGAGCATCGCCGGGGGGACCACCACCGCCTTGGCCGTCCTCATGGCCATGGGATACGAGGCGAAGGTCTCCAGCAGCATGATCGACAACCCTCATGACCTCAAGACCCAGATAGCTCTGGAAGGCATTTCCAGATCACCTTTCTCCAAGAAAGAAATGAAGACCGACCCGCTGAAGGCCGTGCAGGCCGTGGGCGACCCCATGATGCCCGCCGCGGCCGGGGTCATCGCCGGGGCGGCGGAGAGCGTGCCGGTCATCATGGCCGGAGGAACGCAGATGGCCGCGGTAATGGCCATCGTGAAGGGGCTCTCCCCCGGTTCGCTGAGCAACGTCGCCCTCGGGACCACCAAGTGGATCGTGAACGACAAGAGCTCGGACGTACGTGCGATCGTCAAGCAGATCGGGAACCTGCCCATCCTGGCGGCCGACCTGGACTTCGGCCCTTCCAAGCATGAGGGGCTGAACATCTTCGAGAAGGGACTGGTGAAGGAGGGAGTGGGCGCGGGAGGCATATCCGTGGCGGCCTTCCTGAGCTCCCAGGGAAAGATAGGCGCCAAGCAGATGCTGGCGGCCGTCGAGGAGAACTACGTCCGGCTGATGAAGATCATGGGCAAGTGA
- the gcvH gene encoding glycine cleavage system protein GcvH: MSEVPEGLRYTKDHEWTKVEGDVATVGITDHAQEELTEFVYIQLPKKGAKVKKGEVLAIVESVKNTADVYAPVSGEVIEANAPLDDDPSLINKSPYAKGWMAKIKMADKAELGKLMDPAAYRKHIGE, translated from the coding sequence ATGAGCGAGGTACCAGAGGGACTCCGTTACACCAAGGACCATGAATGGACCAAGGTCGAGGGCGACGTGGCCACCGTGGGCATCACCGACCACGCCCAGGAGGAACTGACCGAGTTCGTTTACATCCAATTGCCCAAGAAGGGCGCCAAGGTCAAAAAAGGCGAGGTGCTAGCTATAGTGGAGAGCGTCAAGAACACCGCCGACGTCTACGCTCCGGTGTCCGGCGAGGTCATCGAAGCGAACGCCCCTCTCGACGACGACCCCTCCCTCATCAACAAGTCGCCCTACGCCAAGGGCTGGATGGCCAAGATAAAGATGGCCGACAAGGCGGAGCTTGGTAAGTTAATGGACCCCGCCGCCTACCGCAAGCACATCGGCGAGTGA
- the hypF gene encoding carbamoyltransferase HypF, which translates to MRVTVWGVVQGVGFRPTVHRLASSMGLHGYVQNNGSNVVIEIDGDAQEFVSRLKAALPPLARLDEVVISKGLPDAKLREIGFVIVPSQAGNKGVGIPNDTAVCPSCLKEMFDPSNRRYLYPFTNCTDCGARFTVIEDLPYDRDRTSMRPFPLCLECQKEYGDPADRRFHHQTITCPVCGPRYYLLGPDGGRDGENPIAKFALGLQQGNIGVTKSWGGMHLCCTLDRLPHMREWYRRKEKPFAIMVRDLEALKRFGRPTAHDLELLTSSHRPIVLVDKVENAFTELIAPGLGNIGVFLPYTSMQHLLFHHLKQDALVMTSANVPGEPMVLREKDALTLGADLYLMHDREIVNRCDDSVVRSFGDRTYYLRKSRGHIPSYIDFPLKGVAVGVGAQEGLAGALTFDGRLYATQYIGDATSPGVLEFLEESLRYLRRLLGADHLDAVGMDMHPGHTTRRLAKAWAEENGIEAVEVQHHHAHAAALLVESGLQEISAITIDGTGYGDDGVAWGGEVLLSNLEDYRRIGHLKEIPLLGGEKTVYDVRRLAFAMAEMTGGGLDYFPEAEAEVFRKMMSRSGTSTSFGRVLDAISCYLGVCQYRSYDGEPAMKLERWLGNAKRLDLVPTLRSGNVIDTPEMFRRMIEASGTKADRAGSMVYAMVRGLVDIAAEVAEDEGVEHIGLSGGVSYNRPISTWTKELVEDRGLKFVCHDRTPNGDGCISTGQCAVALSKTGN; encoded by the coding sequence ATGCGCGTCACCGTGTGGGGAGTGGTCCAGGGCGTCGGCTTCCGCCCGACGGTCCATCGCCTGGCCAGTTCCATGGGCCTTCACGGATACGTGCAGAACAACGGTTCTAACGTCGTCATCGAGATCGACGGCGATGCTCAAGAGTTCGTTTCCCGGCTGAAGGCCGCCCTTCCGCCCCTGGCCCGACTGGACGAGGTGGTCATCTCCAAAGGCCTTCCGGACGCCAAATTGAGGGAGATAGGCTTCGTCATCGTCCCCAGCCAGGCCGGGAACAAGGGCGTGGGGATACCCAACGACACCGCGGTGTGCCCCTCCTGCCTCAAGGAGATGTTCGATCCGTCCAACCGACGTTACCTTTACCCTTTCACCAACTGCACCGACTGCGGGGCGCGATTTACGGTAATCGAGGACCTGCCCTACGACCGGGACAGGACGTCCATGCGGCCGTTCCCGCTCTGCCTGGAATGCCAGAAAGAGTACGGGGACCCAGCGGACCGCCGTTTCCATCATCAGACCATCACCTGCCCGGTGTGCGGCCCGCGCTATTACCTGCTAGGACCGGACGGAGGACGGGACGGAGAGAACCCCATAGCCAAGTTCGCCCTGGGCTTGCAGCAGGGCAATATCGGCGTGACCAAGAGCTGGGGCGGGATGCACCTGTGCTGCACCTTGGACCGTCTGCCGCACATGCGCGAATGGTACCGGAGGAAGGAGAAACCGTTCGCCATCATGGTGCGGGACCTGGAAGCGCTTAAGCGCTTCGGCAGGCCGACGGCGCACGATCTGGAGCTGCTCACCTCCAGTCACCGCCCCATCGTCCTGGTGGACAAGGTGGAGAACGCGTTCACGGAGCTGATAGCCCCCGGCCTCGGCAACATCGGGGTCTTCCTTCCCTACACCTCGATGCAGCACCTGCTCTTCCATCACCTTAAGCAGGACGCCCTGGTCATGACCTCGGCCAACGTTCCCGGCGAACCAATGGTATTGAGGGAGAAGGACGCCCTGACGCTCGGGGCGGACCTGTATCTGATGCACGATCGGGAGATCGTCAACCGCTGCGACGACTCGGTAGTGCGCTCTTTTGGCGACCGGACCTACTATTTGCGGAAGTCGAGGGGGCACATCCCCTCCTACATCGATTTCCCCCTGAAGGGCGTGGCCGTGGGTGTCGGAGCGCAGGAGGGGCTGGCCGGCGCCCTGACGTTCGACGGAAGGCTGTACGCCACGCAGTACATCGGCGATGCCACCTCGCCAGGCGTTCTGGAGTTCCTGGAGGAGAGCCTGAGATATCTGCGCCGTCTGCTTGGAGCGGACCATCTGGACGCCGTGGGCATGGATATGCATCCCGGTCACACGACGAGGCGTCTGGCCAAGGCCTGGGCCGAGGAGAACGGCATCGAGGCGGTGGAGGTGCAGCACCACCACGCTCACGCCGCCGCCCTGCTGGTAGAATCGGGGCTCCAGGAGATCTCGGCCATCACCATAGACGGAACAGGTTACGGGGACGACGGGGTGGCCTGGGGCGGAGAGGTCCTTTTATCCAACCTGGAGGACTACCGGCGGATTGGACATTTAAAGGAGATACCTCTTCTTGGAGGGGAGAAGACGGTGTACGACGTGCGCCGGCTGGCCTTCGCCATGGCCGAGATGACCGGCGGAGGCCTGGATTATTTCCCGGAAGCGGAAGCGGAAGTATTCCGCAAAATGATGTCCCGCTCCGGCACCAGCACTTCCTTCGGACGGGTGCTGGATGCGATATCGTGCTACCTGGGCGTGTGCCAATATCGCAGCTACGACGGGGAACCGGCCATGAAGTTGGAGAGATGGCTGGGAAACGCCAAACGTTTGGACCTGGTGCCGACGCTCCGCTCCGGTAACGTCATCGACACCCCGGAGATGTTCCGCCGCATGATAGAGGCCTCCGGAACCAAGGCGGATAGAGCTGGAAGCATGGTATACGCCATGGTGCGCGGCCTGGTGGACATCGCTGCGGAGGTGGCGGAGGACGAGGGCGTGGAGCATATCGGACTTAGCGGCGGGGTCAGCTACAATCGTCCCATATCAACCTGGACGAAGGAATTGGTGGAGGACCGGGGGCTCAAGTTCGTGTGCCACGACCGGACGCCCAACGGGGACGGGTGCATCTCGACGGGGCAGTGCGCGGTGGCCCTTTCGAAGACCGGTAACTAA
- a CDS encoding S-methyl-5'-thioadenosine phosphorylase, giving the protein MKARIGIIGGTGVYDPKMFELKETVRPHTPYGTASDEIQIGELKGVPVAFLPRHGRGHTIPPHMINYRANIYALKQLGVERIISPCAVGSLQEEFKPGEIVLVDQFIDFTKSRQYTFFDGPKTVHIGAADPFCPEVNALFAKEAKKANILVHLGGTYVCIEGPRFSTRAESKMYRAFADVIGMTLAPECALAREMEMCYTSLAMITDYDVWAEHPVDTATILRIMSENMDKLRTLLTSTLPKIPAERKKCDCAKVLESAGA; this is encoded by the coding sequence ATGAAGGCGAGGATCGGGATCATCGGCGGTACCGGGGTCTATGACCCCAAGATGTTCGAGCTGAAGGAGACGGTCAGGCCGCACACCCCTTACGGCACGGCCTCCGACGAGATACAGATAGGCGAGCTGAAGGGAGTGCCGGTGGCCTTCCTGCCCCGCCACGGGCGCGGGCACACCATACCGCCGCACATGATCAACTACCGCGCCAACATCTACGCCTTGAAACAGCTGGGCGTGGAGCGCATAATCTCGCCCTGCGCCGTCGGATCTCTGCAGGAGGAGTTCAAGCCCGGAGAGATCGTCCTTGTCGACCAGTTCATCGACTTCACCAAGAGCCGTCAGTATACTTTCTTCGACGGACCGAAGACGGTGCACATCGGCGCCGCCGACCCCTTCTGCCCGGAGGTCAACGCCCTGTTCGCCAAGGAAGCCAAGAAGGCCAACATACTGGTGCATCTGGGCGGAACGTACGTGTGCATCGAAGGCCCGCGCTTCTCCACCCGGGCGGAAAGCAAGATGTACCGTGCTTTCGCCGACGTCATCGGGATGACCCTAGCCCCGGAGTGCGCCCTGGCCCGGGAGATGGAGATGTGCTACACCAGCCTGGCCATGATCACCGACTACGACGTGTGGGCAGAACACCCAGTGGACACGGCGACCATCCTCAGGATAATGTCGGAGAACATGGACAAGCTCCGGACCCTGCTGACGAGCACCCTGCCCAAGATACCGGCCGAAAGGAAGAAGTGCGATTGCGCCAAGGTCCTGGAATCGGCCGGGGCCTGA